One genomic region from Yersinia canariae encodes:
- a CDS encoding exoribonuclease II, which produces MFQDNPLLAQLKQQLHTQTPRVEGVVKGTEKGFGFLEVDGQKSYFIPPPQMKKVMHGDRIIATLHTDKDREIAEPETLVEPFLSRFVGRVQRKDDRLFIVPDHPLLRDAIQCRPERELTHDFQTGDWAVAEMRRHPLKGDRAFNADLTAFITNGEDHFVPWWVTLARHNLEREAPAMVESALHDGQLQREDLTALNFVTIDSASTEDMDDALHVKDNGDGSVLLTIAIADPTAYVDENSELDLIARKRAFTNYLPGFNIPMLPRDLSDNLCSLRPNERRPVLVCRVTIAADGALGDDIHFSAAWVESKAKLVYDEVSDWLEGLGDWQPQNADIAEQITLLKRVCETRSSWRQEHALVFKDRPDYRFVLGEKGEVLDIIVEHRRIANRIVEECMIAANVCAAIALRDNLGFGIYNVHTGFDPALVEQAANVLQANGVEASPQALLTLPGFCELRRHLDALPTQFLDSRIRRFQTFAEISTVPGPHFGLGLEAYATWTSPIRKYGDMVNHRLLKAIITGQQAEKPQDEITIQLAERRRLNRMAERDVGDWLYARYLQPMAGTDTKFPAEVIDITRGGLRVRLLDNGAVAFIPAPFIHAVRDEMVCSQETGTVQIKGETVYSQSDKIEVRIAEVRMETRNVVARPVV; this is translated from the coding sequence ATGTTTCAAGATAACCCGCTGCTGGCGCAGCTAAAACAGCAACTTCACACTCAGACTCCGCGCGTCGAAGGCGTCGTTAAAGGTACTGAGAAAGGCTTTGGCTTTCTTGAGGTAGACGGGCAGAAAAGTTACTTTATTCCGCCGCCGCAGATGAAAAAAGTCATGCATGGCGATCGCATTATTGCCACCCTTCACACCGATAAAGATCGTGAAATTGCTGAGCCGGAAACCCTGGTTGAGCCATTTTTATCTCGCTTTGTGGGCCGGGTTCAACGAAAAGATGACCGCCTGTTTATCGTTCCTGACCACCCTTTGCTGCGTGATGCTATCCAATGTCGTCCGGAGCGGGAACTGACACACGATTTCCAGACCGGTGATTGGGCTGTGGCTGAAATGCGCCGTCACCCATTAAAAGGTGACCGGGCCTTTAATGCTGATTTGACTGCATTTATTACTAATGGTGAAGATCATTTCGTCCCTTGGTGGGTAACATTGGCACGTCATAATCTGGAGCGTGAAGCGCCCGCGATGGTCGAATCTGCTCTGCATGATGGCCAGCTTCAACGGGAAGATTTGACCGCGCTTAATTTTGTCACTATTGACAGCGCCAGCACCGAAGATATGGACGATGCTTTGCATGTGAAAGACAACGGTGACGGTTCCGTGTTGTTGACCATTGCCATCGCCGACCCTACTGCTTATGTCGATGAAAACAGTGAGTTGGATTTAATTGCCCGCAAGCGCGCATTTACTAACTATCTGCCGGGCTTCAACATCCCCATGCTGCCACGGGATTTATCTGACAATCTCTGTTCGCTGCGCCCGAATGAACGCCGCCCAGTGTTGGTGTGCCGAGTCACTATTGCTGCTGATGGCGCGCTCGGTGATGACATCCACTTCTCTGCCGCTTGGGTTGAGTCAAAAGCCAAGCTGGTTTATGACGAAGTTTCAGATTGGTTAGAGGGGCTTGGCGACTGGCAACCGCAGAATGCTGATATTGCTGAGCAAATCACATTACTAAAACGCGTGTGTGAAACCCGTAGCAGTTGGCGTCAGGAGCACGCGCTGGTGTTTAAAGACCGGCCTGACTATCGCTTCGTATTGGGCGAAAAAGGCGAAGTGCTGGATATCATTGTCGAACACCGCCGCATTGCCAACCGTATTGTTGAAGAGTGCATGATTGCCGCCAACGTCTGCGCCGCCATTGCGCTGCGTGATAATCTTGGTTTTGGCATTTACAACGTGCATACCGGGTTTGATCCGGCGCTGGTTGAACAAGCGGCCAATGTATTGCAAGCCAATGGGGTCGAAGCTTCTCCGCAAGCACTGCTGACTCTGCCCGGATTCTGTGAGTTGCGCCGTCATCTTGATGCGCTACCGACGCAGTTCCTCGACAGCCGCATCCGCCGTTTCCAGACTTTTGCGGAAATCAGCACCGTTCCCGGTCCACATTTCGGTTTAGGGCTTGAGGCCTACGCCACCTGGACATCGCCAATTCGTAAATATGGCGATATGGTCAACCACCGTCTGCTGAAAGCCATTATTACCGGTCAGCAAGCGGAAAAACCACAGGATGAAATCACGATTCAACTGGCCGAACGCCGCCGGTTAAATCGCATGGCTGAACGCGATGTAGGTGATTGGCTGTATGCCCGTTACTTGCAGCCAATGGCAGGGACTGATACCAAATTCCCGGCGGAAGTCATTGATATCACTCGCGGTGGTCTGCGGGTGCGCTTACTGGATAATGGCGCTGTCGCCTTTATTCCCGCGCCATTTATTCACGCGGTTCGTGATGAAATGGTCTGTAGCCAGGAAACCGGTACTGTACAAATCAAAGGTGAAACGGTTTACAGCCAGAGCGACAAAATCGAGGTGCGCATTGCCGAAGTCCGGATGGAAACGCGCAATGTGGTTGCCCGCCCGGTAGTCTGA
- a CDS encoding carbon starvation CstA family protein, which produces MKNVKTVVIWLTVALIGAFAFAMLALSRGEHVNAIWLVIASVACYSIAYRFYSLFIAKNVFELDDRRLTPAERRNDGLDYVPTNKWVLFGHHFAAIAGAGPLVGPILAAQMGFLPGTIWILVGVMMAGAVQDFLILFISTRRDGRSLGEMAKQELGAFAGVITMLGALGVMIIILSALALVVVKALADSPWGLFTIATTIPIALFMGMYMRFIRPGKIAEVSLIGFVLMMAAIIYGGNIAAHPYWGPLFTLHGTTLTWVLVIYGFIASVLPVWLLLAPRDYLSTFLKIGVIIGLAIGIVFAMPEMKMPAVSRFIDGSGPVFSGSLFPFLFITIACGAISGFHALVASGTTPKLIERESHTRFIGYGAMLMESFVAIMALICASVIDPGVYFAMNSPAALIGTTVESASLAINSWGFAVTPEILTMIAKDVGENSILSRAGGAPTFAVGMAHIISEVFNSRNMMAFWYHFAILFEAMFILTAVDAGTRACRFMVQDLVGVVVPSLANNRSWFGNLSGTTVAVACWGYFVYQGVIDPLGGINTLWPLFGIGNQMLASMALILGTVVLFKMKKQRYAWVTILPTIWLFITSMTAGWQKIFHEKPSIGFLAQAKKFSAGVEQGILIAPAKSIKDMETIVFNNQVNAALCAFFMLVAVTMLISSFFVVRRALKSSKPTTHETEIVFREETVRG; this is translated from the coding sequence ATGAAAAACGTCAAGACTGTCGTCATCTGGCTGACCGTGGCGTTAATTGGTGCTTTTGCTTTTGCCATGCTGGCACTTAGCCGCGGCGAACACGTCAACGCCATCTGGCTGGTGATTGCATCGGTGGCTTGCTACAGCATCGCATACCGGTTTTACAGCCTGTTTATTGCCAAGAATGTCTTTGAGCTTGATGACCGCCGTTTAACCCCGGCTGAACGGCGTAATGATGGTCTGGATTATGTTCCGACCAATAAATGGGTGCTCTTTGGCCACCACTTTGCGGCTATTGCCGGTGCCGGGCCTCTCGTGGGGCCAATACTGGCCGCCCAAATGGGGTTCTTGCCAGGCACTATCTGGATTTTGGTTGGGGTAATGATGGCCGGGGCAGTACAGGATTTCCTGATCCTGTTTATCTCCACCCGCCGCGATGGCCGCTCTCTGGGGGAAATGGCCAAACAAGAGTTAGGTGCTTTTGCTGGTGTTATCACCATGCTGGGGGCATTAGGGGTGATGATTATCATCTTGTCTGCACTGGCATTAGTGGTGGTCAAAGCCCTGGCAGATAGCCCATGGGGCCTGTTTACTATTGCGACGACCATCCCAATTGCGCTGTTCATGGGCATGTATATGCGCTTTATCCGCCCCGGAAAAATCGCTGAGGTGTCATTAATTGGTTTTGTGCTGATGATGGCGGCAATTATTTACGGCGGGAATATTGCCGCACACCCATACTGGGGCCCTCTCTTCACATTACACGGCACCACACTGACTTGGGTGCTGGTTATTTATGGTTTTATTGCCTCAGTGCTGCCGGTATGGCTACTGTTGGCCCCTCGGGATTATTTGTCCACTTTCCTGAAAATTGGCGTCATCATCGGTCTGGCCATCGGTATTGTGTTCGCCATGCCAGAAATGAAAATGCCGGCGGTCTCTCGCTTTATTGATGGTAGCGGCCCGGTATTCTCCGGCAGCCTATTCCCGTTCTTGTTTATCACTATTGCCTGCGGCGCTATTTCGGGCTTCCATGCGCTTGTTGCCAGTGGCACGACGCCAAAACTGATTGAACGCGAAAGTCATACCCGCTTTATCGGATATGGCGCGATGCTGATGGAGTCATTTGTTGCCATTATGGCGCTGATTTGTGCATCAGTTATCGACCCAGGCGTTTACTTTGCCATGAACTCACCCGCCGCGTTGATTGGTACCACCGTAGAAAGTGCCTCACTGGCCATCAACAGTTGGGGATTTGCAGTCACACCTGAAATTCTAACTATGATTGCCAAAGATGTCGGCGAGAATTCGATATTATCTCGTGCTGGCGGCGCACCGACCTTTGCCGTCGGGATGGCACATATCATCAGTGAAGTCTTTAATAGCCGCAACATGATGGCGTTTTGGTATCACTTTGCCATTTTGTTTGAAGCTATGTTTATCCTGACCGCCGTTGATGCGGGCACCCGCGCCTGCCGCTTTATGGTGCAAGATTTGGTGGGTGTGGTGGTACCAAGCCTGGCCAATAACCGTTCGTGGTTTGGTAACTTATCCGGCACCACGGTAGCTGTTGCCTGTTGGGGCTACTTTGTTTATCAAGGCGTAATCGACCCACTGGGCGGTATCAATACCTTGTGGCCATTATTTGGTATCGGTAACCAGATGCTGGCATCAATGGCGTTGATTTTAGGAACGGTCGTTCTGTTTAAAATGAAGAAGCAGCGCTATGCTTGGGTAACCATCCTGCCCACAATCTGGCTGTTTATTACCTCAATGACGGCGGGCTGGCAGAAAATTTTCCATGAAAAACCGAGCATTGGCTTCCTGGCTCAGGCGAAAAAATTCTCGGCGGGTGTCGAGCAAGGGATATTGATTGCCCCAGCCAAGAGTATTAAGGACATGGAAACTATTGTGTTTAACAACCAGGTCAACGCCGCCCTGTGTGCTTTCTTTATGCTGGTGGCGGTGACGATGTTGATTTCATCTTTCTTCGTCGTTCGTCGCGCGCTGAAATCGAGCAAGCCAACAACGCATGAGACTGAAATTGTATTCCGTGAGGAGACTGTTCGTGGTTAA
- a CDS encoding YbdD/YjiX family protein — protein sequence MVNAGVPFRNRRGVSHTTSRQITRCIPLVPVVTHPTTLWAWVRLIAHRVAQSFRLMVGVQDYGNYVNHMRRHHPDTPPMTERDFHRYCLEARFPSKGGKLGKCPC from the coding sequence GTGGTTAATGCAGGAGTTCCGTTTCGCAACCGACGCGGTGTTTCACACACCACATCACGTCAGATTACGCGCTGCATACCGCTGGTTCCCGTGGTCACTCACCCGACCACGTTATGGGCTTGGGTACGTCTGATTGCGCATCGTGTGGCACAAAGTTTCCGCTTGATGGTTGGCGTACAAGATTACGGCAATTATGTTAATCACATGCGTCGCCATCATCCAGATACGCCGCCAATGACTGAACGTGATTTCCACCGTTATTGCCTGGAGGCCCGTTTCCCTAGCAAAGGGGGTAAGCTGGGAAAATGCCCTTGCTAG
- the fsa gene encoding fructose-6-phosphate aldolase — MELYLDTADVAAVKRLARVLPLQGVTTNPSILAKAGKPIWEVLPALRDALGGTGKLFAQVLASDSELMVSEAVLLSQRVPGLVIKVPATAEGLAAIKKLKSMSIPTLGTAVYGAGQGLLSALAGAEYVAPYVNRLDAQGGDGIAMVRELQQLLTLHAPGAKVLAASFRTPRQVLDCLLAGCQSVTIPVDVAEQFISTPAVKAAVEQFEHDWQGAFGSAILS; from the coding sequence ATGGAGCTTTATCTCGACACAGCAGATGTGGCCGCAGTTAAACGTCTGGCGCGCGTTCTGCCTTTGCAGGGGGTGACGACCAATCCCAGTATTTTGGCCAAAGCAGGTAAACCTATCTGGGAAGTGCTTCCAGCATTACGTGATGCATTGGGGGGAACCGGCAAACTTTTCGCACAGGTTTTAGCCAGTGACAGTGAGTTGATGGTCTCCGAGGCGGTATTATTGTCGCAACGCGTGCCGGGTTTGGTTATCAAAGTGCCCGCCACCGCTGAAGGGCTGGCAGCCATTAAAAAATTGAAATCCATGTCAATCCCGACACTGGGCACGGCGGTCTACGGTGCTGGGCAAGGGCTGTTGTCTGCCTTAGCCGGTGCCGAATATGTCGCACCTTATGTCAATCGGCTGGATGCTCAGGGCGGGGATGGCATCGCGATGGTGCGTGAGTTGCAACAGTTGCTGACCTTGCATGCTCCGGGCGCTAAAGTATTGGCTGCCAGTTTCCGAACTCCGCGCCAGGTGCTCGATTGCTTATTGGCCGGTTGTCAGTCGGTCACCATCCCTGTGGATGTGGCAGAGCAATTTATTAGCACGCCAGCGGTGAAAGCTGCAGTTGAACAGTTTGAACATGATTGGCAGGGTGCATTTGGCTCGGCAATCTTGAGCTAA
- a CDS encoding DNA-binding transcriptional regulator YciT, producing MNLRQQTILQLVNDCKRMSVSELSQMTNVSEVTVRQDLNLLEKRGLLKRVHGSAIALESDDVDVRMMRHFPIKQKMANHAASLVNDGETIFIESGSSNALLAHQLAQRPGITLVTVSGYIARQLKDSACEVILLGGIYQKKSDSMVGPLTQLCLRHVNFSKAFIGIDGYQLDTGFTGRDVLRAEVINSVLAKGAENIILADASKFGQVHQNLLTPISCVSRVITDNRLPACYQQQLTAEGVQVDILSE from the coding sequence ATGAACCTAAGACAGCAAACAATTTTACAGTTGGTGAATGATTGCAAGCGGATGAGTGTCAGCGAATTATCACAGATGACTAATGTATCAGAGGTCACTGTCCGCCAGGATCTCAATCTGCTGGAGAAGCGGGGCTTACTCAAGCGCGTGCATGGCTCGGCTATTGCCCTTGAGAGTGATGATGTTGATGTCCGGATGATGCGCCATTTTCCCATAAAGCAAAAAATGGCCAATCATGCGGCCTCACTAGTCAATGACGGGGAAACCATCTTTATTGAAAGTGGTAGCAGCAACGCCCTGCTAGCCCACCAATTAGCACAGCGCCCGGGCATCACGCTGGTGACAGTCAGCGGCTATATTGCTCGGCAATTAAAAGACTCGGCCTGCGAAGTCATTCTTTTGGGGGGAATTTATCAGAAGAAAAGTGACAGCATGGTTGGCCCGCTGACACAATTATGCTTACGTCATGTCAATTTCAGTAAAGCATTTATTGGCATCGATGGTTACCAACTAGACACCGGATTCACCGGGCGCGATGTGCTGCGAGCGGAGGTTATCAACAGTGTATTGGCTAAAGGGGCCGAAAATATCATTCTGGCTGACGCATCAAAATTTGGTCAGGTACATCAAAATTTACTGACGCCAATTTCTTGCGTCAGCAGAGTGATTACTGATAATCGCCTCCCGGCTTGCTATCAACAACAATTAACCGCCGAAGGTGTTCAAGTCGACATTTTAAGCGAATAA
- a CDS encoding DUF2164 domain-containing protein yields MADITFTREQTQRMAYKLQRYLEQEHHIELEDFDAEFLLQFISRELGAHFYNQGINDAITQIEAKMLDISDAILWLEKPVQD; encoded by the coding sequence GTGGCAGATATTACTTTTACTCGCGAACAAACACAGCGAATGGCGTACAAACTTCAGCGCTATCTGGAGCAAGAACACCATATAGAATTGGAAGACTTTGATGCGGAGTTTTTACTGCAATTTATCAGTCGTGAGTTGGGCGCGCATTTTTACAATCAGGGAATCAATGATGCCATCACACAAATCGAAGCAAAAATGCTCGATATCAGTGACGCCATATTATGGCTGGAAAAACCCGTGCAAGACTGA
- the araD gene encoding L-ribulose-5-phosphate 4-epimerase, with the protein MLNELKQQVLAANLALPRYNLVTFTWGNVSAVDRQSGLLVIKPSGVEYDVMTVDDMVVVELETGKVVEGSKKPSSDTDTHRVLYLNFPQIGGIVHTHSRHATIWAQAGLDLPAWGTTHADYFYGAIPCTRLMTQAEIAGRYEWETGNVIVETFQERGIKPEDVPAVLVNSHGPFAWGTSADNAVHNAVVLEELAYMGIFSRQLNPQLANMQPQLLDKHYLRKHGKNAYYGQ; encoded by the coding sequence ATGCTCAACGAACTGAAGCAGCAGGTGCTTGCCGCTAATTTGGCCCTACCGCGCTACAATCTGGTCACATTCACATGGGGAAATGTCAGTGCCGTTGACCGGCAAAGTGGGCTACTGGTGATTAAACCTTCGGGCGTGGAGTATGACGTCATGACCGTGGATGACATGGTGGTGGTCGAGTTGGAAACCGGCAAAGTGGTGGAGGGCAGCAAGAAACCGTCATCTGACACGGATACGCATCGGGTGCTTTACCTTAATTTCCCACAAATTGGCGGTATTGTTCACACCCATTCGCGCCATGCCACCATCTGGGCACAGGCGGGTCTGGATTTACCCGCTTGGGGCACCACCCATGCTGATTATTTCTATGGCGCGATTCCCTGCACCCGTCTGATGACACAAGCAGAAATTGCGGGCCGTTATGAATGGGAAACCGGCAATGTTATTGTCGAGACATTCCAAGAGAGGGGAATTAAGCCAGAAGATGTGCCCGCTGTTTTAGTAAATTCACACGGGCCATTCGCATGGGGAACCAGTGCGGATAATGCTGTCCACAATGCTGTTGTATTAGAAGAACTGGCCTATATGGGCATTTTTTCGCGTCAGTTGAACCCACAATTGGCGAATATGCAGCCACAATTGCTGGATAAACATTACCTCCGTAAACACGGGAAAAATGCGTATTACGGGCAATAA
- the osmB gene encoding osmotically-inducible lipoprotein OsmB yields the protein MMIINKRFATAALALTLALSLSACSNMSKRDRNTAIGAGAGAVGGAVLTGSTLGTLGGAAIGGVIGHQVGK from the coding sequence ATGATGATAATCAATAAACGATTTGCAACTGCCGCACTGGCACTTACTCTGGCTTTATCTCTGTCCGCTTGTTCTAACATGTCCAAACGTGACCGTAACACCGCGATTGGTGCCGGTGCCGGTGCTGTTGGTGGTGCGGTATTGACTGGCAGTACACTGGGGACGTTAGGCGGTGCGGCTATCGGTGGGGTCATTGGCCATCAGGTTGGTAAATAA
- the yciH gene encoding stress response translation initiation inhibitor YciH: MSNDNSRLVYSTDTGRITESEVKPPRPKGDGIVRIQRQTSGRKGKGVSLITGIDGSDEMLEKLAAELKKKCGCGGSIKDGIIEIQGDKRDLLKQLLEAKGMKVKLAGG; this comes from the coding sequence ATGAGTAATGATAATAGCCGTTTGGTTTATTCAACCGACACTGGCCGTATCACTGAATCTGAGGTAAAACCGCCGCGGCCTAAAGGCGATGGTATTGTCCGTATCCAGCGCCAAACCAGTGGTCGCAAGGGAAAAGGCGTGAGTCTGATTACCGGTATTGATGGCAGTGATGAAATGCTGGAGAAACTGGCGGCGGAATTGAAGAAGAAATGCGGCTGTGGTGGGTCGATTAAAGACGGCATCATTGAGATTCAAGGAGATAAACGCGATCTTCTTAAGCAACTGCTCGAAGCTAAAGGCATGAAAGTTAAACTGGCGGGGGGCTGA
- the pyrF gene encoding orotidine-5'-phosphate decarboxylase, translating to MTSATHTNNSGPISSPIVVALDYANKDAALAFADRVNPQDCRLKVGKEMFTLYGPQFVRDLQQRGFEVFLDLKFHDIPNTTARAVAAAAELGVWMVNVHASGGARMMTAAKEALLPYGQQAPLLIAVTVLTSMDGEDLRDIGINITPAEHAERLAKLAWDCGLDGVVCSAHEAVRLKQVCGADFKLVTPGIRPEGSEAGDQRRIMTPEQAVVAGVDYMVIGRPITQSADPEKTLTDILASLAKGA from the coding sequence ATGACGTCTGCAACTCACACTAATAACAGTGGCCCAATATCTTCCCCGATCGTTGTTGCACTGGATTATGCCAATAAAGATGCGGCGCTAGCCTTTGCTGATCGTGTTAATCCGCAGGATTGCCGGCTAAAAGTGGGCAAAGAGATGTTTACCTTATACGGCCCGCAATTTGTTCGTGACCTGCAACAGCGCGGCTTTGAGGTTTTCCTTGATTTGAAATTCCACGATATTCCCAACACCACTGCCCGGGCTGTTGCGGCGGCGGCAGAGCTTGGGGTGTGGATGGTCAATGTCCATGCCAGTGGTGGCGCGCGCATGATGACTGCGGCAAAAGAGGCGCTATTACCTTATGGTCAGCAAGCTCCGTTGCTGATTGCCGTGACGGTGCTGACCAGCATGGATGGCGAAGATTTGCGTGATATTGGCATTAATATCACCCCAGCGGAGCATGCTGAGCGCTTGGCGAAGCTGGCGTGGGATTGTGGTCTGGATGGCGTGGTGTGCTCAGCCCATGAAGCGGTGCGCCTGAAACAGGTGTGTGGGGCGGACTTCAAGCTGGTGACGCCGGGGATTCGCCCTGAAGGCAGCGAGGCGGGTGATCAGCGCCGTATTATGACTCCAGAACAAGCGGTTGTGGCTGGCGTGGATTATATGGTGATAGGGCGTCCGATCACCCAATCTGCGGATCCGGAAAAAACGCTGACTGACATTCTGGCGTCCCTGGCTAAGGGGGCATAA
- the bhsA gene encoding multiple stress resistance protein BhsA, whose product MKNIKYIIPALALSFASFASVAATQIQHAPSTGANEIGIISASNAGTLTELENALAKKADQAGATSFLITSATGNNKLHGTAIIYR is encoded by the coding sequence ATGAAAAATATTAAATATATTATCCCTGCATTGGCACTTTCTTTCGCTTCATTTGCCAGCGTTGCTGCAACCCAAATTCAGCATGCGCCCTCTACAGGGGCAAATGAAATTGGCATTATCTCAGCCAGTAATGCCGGAACATTGACCGAATTAGAAAATGCATTGGCTAAAAAAGCAGACCAAGCCGGTGCAACCTCATTCCTGATTACCTCTGCAACCGGTAATAATAAATTGCACGGCACTGCAATCATTTACCGCTAA
- a CDS encoding benzoate/H(+) symporter BenE family transporter has translation MASRFRIQDLTFSAVIAGFVAVLVGYTSSAAIIFQAAEAAGANAAQIGGWLSMLGLGMGVTSIGLSLYYRTPVVTAWSTPGAALLVTSLPGTPINEAIGVFVFATGLILLCGVTGLFARLMHYIPQALSAAMLGGILLRFGLDAFTSLQSHFALAGTMCLVYLLAKRVLPRYAIVLALISGLLVAGFQGDIALHGQTLTFAIPTFVMPHFTLSTILGIGVPFFIVTMASQNAPGIATLKAHGYHLPVSPLISWTALTALVLAPFGGFTICIAAITAAICMGEDIHPDAKKRYMAAVAAGFFYLIAGVFGGSIGMLFTALPVALIHTIAGLALLGTIAGSLYRALENEHQRDAAIITFLITASGVTLLGVGSAFWGVVGGVITHLILSLPARKVEHSKGKM, from the coding sequence ATGGCATCGCGCTTTCGTATACAAGATTTAACTTTTTCGGCAGTTATCGCCGGATTTGTGGCGGTTTTGGTCGGTTATACCAGTTCCGCGGCGATCATCTTTCAGGCGGCGGAAGCCGCAGGGGCCAATGCGGCGCAAATCGGCGGCTGGCTGAGTATGCTTGGGTTAGGAATGGGGGTGACCAGCATTGGCTTGTCGCTTTATTACCGCACGCCGGTAGTCACCGCCTGGTCAACACCCGGCGCGGCACTGCTGGTCACCAGTTTGCCCGGTACGCCAATCAATGAAGCGATTGGTGTTTTTGTGTTTGCCACCGGACTCATTTTGTTATGCGGTGTGACAGGTTTATTTGCCAGACTTATGCACTACATTCCTCAAGCTCTGTCGGCGGCGATGTTAGGTGGGATTTTGCTGCGCTTTGGTCTGGACGCCTTTACTTCACTGCAAAGTCATTTTGCACTGGCGGGCACTATGTGTCTGGTATATCTGCTAGCGAAACGCGTGTTACCGCGCTATGCAATTGTTCTTGCACTTATTTCTGGGTTGCTGGTGGCCGGATTTCAGGGCGATATTGCGCTACATGGCCAGACTCTGACCTTCGCCATACCGACATTTGTGATGCCGCATTTCACACTCTCAACCATTCTCGGTATCGGCGTTCCGTTTTTTATCGTGACGATGGCCTCGCAAAATGCGCCGGGCATCGCCACATTGAAGGCTCATGGCTATCATTTACCGGTTTCGCCCCTCATTTCATGGACAGCATTGACCGCGTTAGTGTTGGCCCCATTTGGCGGATTTACTATTTGCATCGCCGCTATTACGGCGGCAATTTGTATGGGTGAAGATATTCATCCGGATGCAAAAAAACGCTATATGGCGGCGGTGGCCGCTGGGTTTTTCTATCTGATCGCCGGTGTGTTTGGTGGCTCTATCGGTATGCTCTTTACGGCGCTGCCGGTGGCATTGATCCACACTATTGCGGGGTTGGCGCTGCTCGGCACGATTGCTGGCAGCTTGTATCGCGCATTGGAAAATGAACATCAGCGCGATGCGGCGATTATCACGTTTCTCATCACCGCCTCCGGCGTTACGCTATTGGGCGTCGGTTCTGCGTTTTGGGGGGTGGTCGGTGGTGTCATCACACATCTGATTCTTAGTCTTCCAGCACGCAAGGTGGAGCACAGCAAGGGGAAAATGTGA
- a CDS encoding helix-turn-helix domain-containing protein, with protein MQELTRHIGSQLKAVRRERGWSLSQTAEHTGVSKAMLGQIERGESSPTVATLWKIASGLNVSFSEFLETPPAQSAALHRHGLLTTFNSETSGMRVVPLFPYDTTLRMDMFVIDLEPGGCSESTPHEAGVIEHVIVIDGELALTVEGVTRTLSTGEALRFAADCPHAYRNESRHSVRFHDLIHYPHSRP; from the coding sequence ATGCAAGAACTCACCCGCCATATTGGCAGCCAGTTGAAAGCAGTTCGGCGCGAACGGGGCTGGAGTTTGAGCCAGACGGCAGAACACACTGGCGTGAGTAAAGCGATGTTGGGGCAAATCGAGCGTGGCGAATCCAGCCCCACAGTGGCAACACTGTGGAAAATTGCCAGTGGCCTGAATGTCTCTTTTTCGGAGTTCCTCGAAACGCCCCCCGCACAATCGGCGGCGCTGCATCGCCACGGTTTACTGACCACGTTCAACAGCGAAACCTCGGGAATGCGCGTCGTGCCGCTATTTCCTTATGACACAACATTGCGTATGGATATGTTTGTTATCGATCTGGAGCCGGGCGGATGCAGCGAATCAACACCTCACGAAGCGGGTGTCATTGAACATGTCATTGTGATTGACGGCGAGCTGGCGCTGACCGTCGAGGGCGTAACCCGCACACTTAGCACCGGTGAGGCGCTCCGTTTTGCCGCCGATTGCCCGCACGCCTACCGTAATGAAAGCCGTCATTCTGTGCGTTTCCACGATCTGATCCATTATCCGCACAGTCGTCCGTAA